A stretch of the Mesorhizobium sp. Pch-S genome encodes the following:
- a CDS encoding SdrD B-like domain-containing protein, which yields MTQESIPTRDTSTTDPVVTGATDPTIPEETTEGTSSVTPSQQLWVTLDQSDADYAPGETVGITASNVSTGGSLEFSVGHVSAGADGILGTADDVISGDLTGTGTPWVVTDGGAGDLDGLVNGAIQTSWYVNADALNQAFVLSAIDQASGQVATASFTDAAPPDASGAAADLTKDLSAVPGGDPTHNIGGALFQVYHVKSDFGQSAGTGTFDTFVQVQGPNNPPTEQGYNYDRSGTYGDVLSPQYNENTSGEHNTALLLSEIPIVTINGVNYREFLLDSNEATGANKEFISLDSLQIFQETSGTLGVGHVSPGANTPFTPGSGFGVAGEHLVYNMDASGNVWVAMNSTLSSGSGDSDIRVLVPDSAFLHDAAHQYIYVYSAFGFQGGDWQTNSGFEEWGTNPAALITFDISGKKYTDANGDGLVVGDVGLGGITIYIEKDGIAGLTAGDKSTVTAADGSWSFTGLDSSYDGMKVFEVLPNGYVQTLGQAGYTIDGISGQDQTGLNFANFEKFDISGKKFTDANGDGQTVGDVGLGGVTIFIDKNGDGLNNDGAANQTVTAADGTWSFTGLDASYAGKTVYEVLPNGYVQTLGQAGYQIVGTSGNDQTGLNFANFEKFDISGKKFTDANGDGQTAGDVGLGGVTIFIDKNGDGLNNDGAANQTVTAADGTWSFTGLDASYAGKTVYEVLPNGYVQTLGQAGYQIVGTSGNDQTGMNFANFEKFDISGKKFTDANGDGQTVGDVGLGGVTIFIDKNGDGLNNDGAANQTVTAADGTWSFTGLDASYAGKTVYEVLPNGYVQTLGQAGYQIVGTSGNDQTGMNFANFEKFDISGKKFTDANGDGQTVGDVGLGGVTIFIDKNGDGLNNDGAANQTVTAADGTWSFTGLDASYAGKTVYEVLPNGYVQTLGQAGYQIVGTSGHDQTGLDFANFAKFGISGTKFTDANGDGQTVGDVGLGGVTIFIDKNGDGLNNDGAANQTLTAADGTWSFTGLDASYAGKTVYEVLPNGYVQTLGQAGYQIVGTSGSDQTGLNFANFEKFDISGTKFTDTNGDGQTAGDVGLGGVTIFIDKNGDGLNNDGAANQTVTAADGTWSFTGLDASYAGKTVYEVLPNGYVQTLGQAGYQIVGTSGHDQTGLDFANFAKFGISGTKFTDANGDGQTVGDVGLGGVTIFIDKNGDGLNNDGAANQTVTAADGTWSFTGLDASYAGKTVYEVLPNGYIQTLGQAGYVITGTSGQNQTGLNFANFEKFDISGTKFTDANGDGQTAGDVGLGGVTIFIDKNGDGLNNDGAANQTVTAADGTWSFTGLDASYAGKTVYEVLPNGYVQTLGQAGYQIVGTSGNDQTGLNFANFEKFDISGTKFTDANGDGQTAGDAGLGGVTIFIDKNGDGLNNDGAANQTVTAADGTWSFTGLDASYAGKKVYEVLPNGYVQTLGQAGYTIVGTSGNDQTGLNFANFEKFDISGKKFLDANGDGQTAGDAGLGGVTIFIDKNGDGLNNDGAANQTVTAADGTWSFTGLDASYAGKTVYEVLPNGYVQTLGQAGYQIVGTSGNDQTGLNFANFEKFDISGKKFLDANGDGLTTGDAGLGGITIYIEKDGIAGLTAGDVSTVTAADGTWSFQNLDASYAGKKVYEVLPNGYVQSLGQAGYTIVGTSGNDQTGMNFANFVPGSIHGFKFNDMDANGKFDGTDVAMAGITIQLKGDVDGNGTIDTLTTTTDANGFFAFVNLHPGTYTISELFTDGNSWAATVDHNNDGVGDATTTVTITSGQELVAVKGEAGQLDPLHSEVVVGNTLTFGNHELGAVGLTPGFWYNHLYVWDAPIIGADTSNGGVDGKGVSLASKLAAAGTIEKADIASLLPGNVDVDKDNHKDLIVTGSNGKTLVIEWDDAREIVGASNGTGGDKLGDFARYAITTLLNDVGVPDFNAPNGVLTDIADWC from the coding sequence ATGACGCAGGAAAGCATTCCGACGAGGGATACCTCGACGACCGATCCGGTCGTGACCGGAGCGACCGACCCTACGATCCCTGAAGAGACGACCGAGGGAACCTCTTCCGTCACCCCGTCGCAACAGCTCTGGGTCACGCTTGACCAGTCGGATGCCGACTATGCGCCCGGCGAGACGGTGGGCATCACCGCCTCCAATGTCTCCACCGGCGGCTCGTTGGAATTCTCCGTCGGCCATGTCAGCGCCGGTGCCGATGGCATTCTCGGCACCGCCGACGATGTGATCAGCGGCGACCTCACCGGCACCGGCACGCCTTGGGTCGTCACCGATGGTGGCGCCGGTGACCTCGACGGTCTGGTCAACGGCGCCATCCAGACCTCATGGTACGTCAATGCCGACGCGCTCAACCAGGCTTTCGTGCTCTCGGCGATCGACCAGGCCAGCGGCCAGGTCGCGACCGCCAGCTTCACCGATGCCGCGCCGCCGGATGCTTCAGGCGCCGCGGCCGACCTGACCAAGGACCTGTCGGCGGTTCCGGGCGGCGATCCGACCCACAACATCGGCGGCGCGCTGTTCCAGGTCTACCACGTCAAATCCGACTTCGGGCAATCGGCCGGCACCGGCACCTTCGATACCTTTGTCCAGGTCCAGGGCCCGAACAATCCGCCCACGGAGCAGGGATACAATTACGACCGCTCCGGCACCTACGGCGATGTGCTCAGCCCGCAATATAATGAAAACACCAGCGGCGAGCACAATACGGCGCTTCTGCTCAGCGAGATTCCCATCGTCACCATCAATGGCGTCAACTATCGGGAATTCCTGCTCGACTCCAATGAAGCGACCGGTGCCAACAAGGAGTTCATCTCGCTCGACAGCCTGCAGATCTTCCAGGAGACCTCCGGCACGCTGGGTGTCGGTCACGTGTCGCCGGGCGCGAACACGCCATTCACCCCAGGCAGCGGCTTCGGCGTCGCCGGCGAGCATCTCGTCTACAACATGGATGCCAGCGGCAACGTCTGGGTGGCGATGAATTCGACCCTGTCCTCGGGCAGCGGCGACAGCGACATCCGTGTGCTGGTTCCGGACAGCGCCTTCCTCCACGATGCCGCCCACCAATACATCTATGTCTACTCCGCCTTTGGTTTCCAGGGCGGCGACTGGCAGACCAATTCCGGCTTCGAGGAATGGGGCACGAACCCTGCCGCGCTGATCACCTTCGACATCTCCGGCAAGAAATACACCGATGCCAACGGCGATGGCCTGGTGGTGGGCGACGTCGGCCTCGGCGGCATCACCATCTACATCGAAAAGGACGGCATTGCCGGCCTGACCGCAGGCGACAAGTCGACCGTGACCGCGGCGGACGGTAGCTGGTCGTTCACCGGGCTCGATTCCAGCTATGACGGCATGAAGGTCTTCGAAGTCCTGCCCAACGGCTATGTGCAGACGCTGGGCCAGGCCGGCTACACCATCGATGGAATTTCCGGCCAGGACCAGACCGGGCTGAATTTTGCGAATTTCGAGAAGTTCGACATTTCGGGCAAGAAATTCACCGACGCCAACGGCGACGGCCAGACCGTCGGCGACGTCGGCCTCGGCGGCGTGACGATCTTCATCGACAAGAACGGCGACGGGCTGAACAATGACGGCGCCGCCAACCAGACAGTGACGGCGGCAGATGGCACATGGTCCTTTACCGGGCTCGACGCCAGCTATGCCGGCAAGACCGTCTATGAGGTTCTGCCGAACGGCTATGTGCAGACGCTTGGCCAGGCCGGCTATCAGATCGTCGGCACCTCGGGCAACGACCAGACGGGTCTGAACTTCGCGAACTTCGAGAAGTTCGACATTTCGGGCAAGAAGTTCACCGACGCCAATGGCGACGGCCAGACGGCGGGCGATGTCGGCCTCGGCGGTGTCACCATCTTCATCGACAAGAACGGCGACGGCCTCAACAATGACGGCGCCGCCAACCAGACGGTGACCGCAGCCGACGGCACCTGGTCCTTCACCGGGCTCGATGCCAGCTATGCCGGCAAGACCGTCTATGAAGTGCTGCCCAACGGCTACGTCCAGACGCTTGGGCAAGCCGGCTATCAGATCGTCGGCACCTCGGGCAACGACCAGACCGGCATGAACTTCGCGAACTTCGAGAAGTTCGACATTTCGGGCAAGAAGTTCACCGACGCCAACGGCGATGGCCAGACCGTCGGCGACGTTGGCCTCGGCGGTGTCACCATCTTCATCGACAAGAACGGCGACGGCCTCAACAATGACGGTGCCGCCAACCAGACGGTGACCGCAGCCGATGGCACATGGTCCTTCACCGGGCTCGATGCCAGCTATGCCGGCAAGACCGTCTATGAAGTGCTGCCCAACGGCTACGTCCAGACGCTTGGGCAAGCCGGCTATCAGATCGTCGGCACCTCGGGCAACGACCAGACCGGCATGAATTTTGCGAACTTCGAGAAGTTCGACATTTCGGGCAAGAAGTTCACCGACGCCAACGGCGATGGCCAGACCGTCGGCGACGTTGGCCTCGGCGGTGTGACGATCTTCATCGACAAGAATGGCGACGGGCTGAACAATGATGGCGCCGCCAACCAGACGGTGACGGCGGCCGACGGCACCTGGTCCTTTACAGGGCTCGATGCCAGCTATGCCGGCAAGACCGTCTATGAGGTGCTGCCGAACGGCTACGTCCAGACGCTTGGCCAGGCCGGCTATCAGATCGTCGGCACGTCCGGTCATGATCAGACGGGTCTGGACTTTGCAAACTTCGCGAAGTTCGGCATCTCCGGCACCAAGTTCACCGACGCCAATGGCGACGGCCAGACTGTCGGTGACGTCGGCCTCGGTGGCGTCACCATCTTCATCGACAAGAACGGCGATGGCCTCAACAATGACGGCGCCGCCAACCAGACGTTGACGGCGGCGGACGGCACATGGTCCTTCACCGGGCTCGATGCCAGCTATGCCGGCAAGACCGTCTATGAAGTGCTGCCCAACGGCTACGTCCAGACGCTTGGGCAAGCCGGCTATCAGATCGTCGGCACCTCCGGCAGCGACCAGACCGGTCTGAACTTCGCCAATTTCGAGAAGTTCGACATCTCCGGCACCAAGTTCACCGACACCAATGGCGACGGCCAGACCGCAGGCGACGTTGGCCTCGGCGGCGTCACCATCTTCATCGACAAGAACGGCGACGGGCTGAACAATGACGGCGCCGCCAACCAGACTGTGACGGCGGCCGATGGCACCTGGTCCTTCACCGGGCTCGATGCCAGCTATGCCGGTAAGACCGTCTATGAAGTGCTGCCGAACGGCTATGTGCAGACGCTTGGGCAAGCCGGCTATCAGATCGTCGGAACGTCCGGTCATGACCAGACCGGCCTGGACTTTGCAAACTTCGCGAAGTTCGGCATCTCCGGCACCAAGTTCACCGACGCCAATGGCGACGGCCAGACCGTCGGTGACGTCGGCCTTGGCGGCGTCACCATCTTCATCGACAAGAACGGCGATGGCCTCAACAATGATGGCGCCGCCAACCAGACGGTGACGGCGGCCGATGGCACCTGGTCCTTCACCGGGCTCGATGCCAGCTATGCCGGCAAGACCGTCTATGAAGTGCTGCCGAACGGCTATATCCAGACACTCGGGCAGGCTGGTTACGTCATCACGGGCACGTCCGGTCAGAACCAGACCGGCTTGAACTTCGCCAACTTCGAGAAGTTCGACATTTCCGGCACCAAGTTCACCGATGCCAACGGTGATGGCCAGACGGCAGGCGATGTCGGCCTCGGCGGCGTCACCATCTTCATCGACAAGAACGGCGACGGCCTCAACAATGACGGTGCCGCCAATCAGACGGTGACCGCAGCCGATGGCACATGGTCCTTTACAGGGCTCGACGCCAGCTATGCCGGCAAGACTGTCTATGAAGTGCTGCCCAATGGTTACGTCCAGACGCTCGGCCAGGCCGGCTACCAGATCGTTGGAACATCCGGCAACGACCAGACCGGGCTGAACTTCGCGAACTTCGAGAAGTTCGACATCTCCGGCACCAAGTTCACCGATGCCAATGGCGATGGTCAGACGGCCGGTGATGCCGGCCTCGGTGGTGTCACCATCTTCATCGACAAGAATGGCGATGGCCTCAACAATGACGGTGCTGCCAACCAGACGGTGACGGCAGCGGACGGCACATGGTCGTTCACGGGGCTCGATGCCAGCTATGCCGGCAAGAAGGTCTATGAGGTTCTTCCCAACGGCTATGTGCAGACGCTTGGGCAAGCCGGCTACACGATCGTCGGCACCTCCGGCAACGATCAGACCGGTCTGAACTTCGCCAATTTCGAGAAGTTCGACATCTCGGGAAAGAAGTTCCTCGACGCCAATGGCGATGGTCAGACGGCGGGTGATGCCGGCCTCGGCGGTGTCACCATCTTCATCGACAAGAATGGTGATGGGCTGAACAATGACGGCGCCGCCAACCAGACAGTGACGGCGGCAGATGGCACATGGTCGTTCACCGGGCTCGACGCCAGCTATGCCGGCAAGACCGTCTATGAAGTACTGCCCAACGGTTATGTCCAGACACTCGGCCAGGCCGGCTATCAGATCGTCGGCACCTCCGGCAACGACCAGACCGGGCTGAACTTCGCCAATTTCGAGAAGTTCGACATTTCGGGCAAGAAGTTCCTCGACGCCAATGGCGATGGCCTGACCACCGGCGACGCCGGCCTCGGCGGCATCACCATCTACATCGAGAAGGACGGCATTGCCGGCCTCACCGCGGGCGACGTCTCGACGGTGACGGCGGCCGATGGCACCTGGTCGTTCCAGAACCTCGACGCCAGCTATGCCGGCAAGAAGGTCTATGAGGTTCTACCCAACGGTTATGTGCAGTCGCTCGGCCAGGCCGGCTACACGATCGTCGGCACCTCAGGCAACGACCAGACCGGCATGAACTTCGCCAATTTCGTGCCCGGCTCCATCCATGGCTTCAAGTTCAACGACATGGATGCCAACGGCAAGTTCGACGGCACCGATGTCGCCATGGCGGGTATCACCATCCAGCTCAAGGGGGATGTCGACGGCAACGGCACGATCGACACCCTGACCACCACGACCGATGCCAACGGTTTCTTCGCCTTCGTCAACCTGCATCCGGGTACCTACACGATCAGCGAGCTGTTCACCGACGGCAACAGCTGGGCGGCGACCGTCGACCACAACAATGACGGTGTCGGCGATGCCACCACCACGGTGACCATCACCAGCGGACAGGAGCTGGTCGCGGTCAAGGGTGAAGCCGGACAGCTCGACCCGCTGCACAGCGAGGTCGTGGTCGGCAACACGCTGACCTTCGGCAACCACGAGCTCGGCGCGGTCGGGCTGACACCGGGCTTCTGGTACAACCATCTTTACGTCTGGGATGCGCCGATCATCGGCGCCGACACCAGCAATGGCGGCGTCGACGGCAAGGGCGTTTCGCTGGCTTCCAAGCTCGCCGCGGCCGGCACAATCGAGAAGGCGGACATCGCCAGCCTGCTGCCCGGCAATGTCGACGTCGACAAGGACAACCACAAGGACCTGATCGTCACCGGCTCGAACGGCAAGACCCTGGTCATCGAGTGGGATGACGCCCGCGAGATCGTCGGCGCTTCCAACGGCACCGGTGGCGACAAGCTGGGCGACTTCGCCCGTTATGCCATCACCACGCTGCTCAACGATGTCGGCGTGCCCGACTTCAACGCGCCGAACGGTGTGCTGACCGACATCGCCGACTGGTGCTGA
- a CDS encoding xanthine dehydrogenase family protein subunit M, protein MRYIRPLTIEDAVGQLVGASGTAAILAGGSDLLVRMKGGFVEPDLIVDIKAIAGLSEIREIAEGFSIGAAVPCAVLGENKVLKKAWPGVVEAAKLIGSKQVQGRCTIVGNLCNASPAADSVPALVAAGARAVVAGPSGKRTVAVESVPTAPGRTSLAKGEIIEAILLDNRAPRSGDAYLRFIPRTEMDIAVVSAGVNLTLDETGVIRTARVALGAAAPTVLLVEEAAEVLVGSKLDEATLERLAKVCAGACRPIDDKRGTIEFRRKVAGVLARRVATTAYERAGGK, encoded by the coding sequence ATGCGCTACATACGTCCGCTTACGATCGAGGATGCCGTTGGCCAGCTGGTCGGCGCATCCGGCACGGCCGCCATCCTGGCGGGAGGCAGCGACCTCCTGGTGAGGATGAAAGGCGGGTTCGTCGAACCCGACCTGATCGTCGACATCAAGGCGATCGCGGGTTTGAGCGAAATCCGGGAAATTGCGGAAGGCTTCAGCATCGGCGCCGCCGTGCCCTGCGCGGTGCTGGGCGAAAACAAGGTGCTGAAGAAGGCCTGGCCGGGCGTCGTCGAGGCGGCGAAGCTGATCGGATCCAAACAGGTGCAGGGCCGCTGCACCATCGTCGGCAATCTCTGCAACGCCTCGCCGGCCGCCGATTCGGTGCCGGCGCTGGTCGCCGCCGGCGCCAGGGCCGTGGTGGCCGGACCGTCGGGCAAGCGCACGGTTGCCGTCGAAAGCGTGCCGACCGCGCCGGGCCGGACCTCGCTCGCCAAGGGCGAGATCATCGAGGCGATCCTGCTCGACAACAGAGCACCGCGTTCGGGCGATGCCTATCTGCGTTTCATCCCGCGCACCGAAATGGACATTGCGGTGGTCAGCGCCGGCGTCAACCTGACGCTCGACGAGACCGGCGTGATCCGGACGGCGCGTGTTGCGCTGGGCGCGGCAGCCCCAACGGTGCTGCTGGTCGAGGAAGCGGCCGAAGTGCTGGTCGGCTCGAAGCTGGACGAGGCGACGCTGGAGCGGCTGGCCAAGGTCTGCGCGGGTGCCTGCCGCCCGATCGACGACAAGCGCGGCACCATCGAATTCAGGCGGAAAGTCGCGGGCGTGCTGGCGAGACGCGTCGCCACCACCGCTTATGAACGTGCAGGAGGCAAATGA
- a CDS encoding (2Fe-2S)-binding protein, producing MAGIAVSTTINGDAVEYLCQPDETLLDVLRDRLGLTGAKEGCGTGDCGACSVIVDDRLVCSCLVLGAEAEGRRVETIEGMAHGDTLHPLQQKFLEHAALQCGICTPGFLIAAKDLLAKNPDPTEEEIRFGLAGNLCRCTGYDKIVRAVQDAASVMRG from the coding sequence ATGGCCGGCATTGCGGTTTCCACGACGATCAACGGCGATGCCGTCGAATATCTCTGCCAGCCGGACGAAACGCTGCTGGACGTGCTGCGCGACCGGCTCGGCCTGACCGGCGCCAAGGAAGGCTGCGGCACCGGCGACTGCGGCGCCTGCAGCGTCATTGTCGACGACCGGCTGGTCTGCTCGTGCCTGGTGCTGGGCGCGGAGGCGGAAGGGCGGCGCGTCGAGACCATCGAAGGCATGGCGCATGGCGACACGCTGCACCCGCTGCAGCAGAAGTTCCTCGAACATGCCGCCCTGCAATGCGGCATCTGCACGCCGGGCTTCCTGATCGCGGCCAAGGACCTGCTGGCCAAGAACCCGGACCCGACCGAGGAGGAGATCCGCTTCGGGCTGGCCGGGAACCTGTGCCGCTGCACCGGCTATGACAAGATCGTGCGCGCCGTCCAGGACGCCGCCAGCGTGATGAGGGGCTGA
- a CDS encoding xanthine dehydrogenase family protein molybdopterin-binding subunit, which yields MNFDPRLTNRSFSAVGTRPIRPDGIDKVTGRARYGADFNMAGQLVGRVLRSPHAHAVIRGIDTSKAEALPGVKAVITAADLPDLTNGDSALYDILDNCMARRKALYDGHAVAAVAAIDARTARQALKLISVDYEVLPHVTDVDEAFQHGAPLIDDAIFTEGLVEKPVKPSNVVKRTQFGHGDVHKGFGEADFIVERSFRTEQTHQGYIEPHACVASVSADGMAELWVCTQGPFVYRQHCAQLLGMEASKLRVTSSEIGGGFGGKTHVWAEPVALALSRKAGRPVKLVMTRDEVFRASGPTSATSIDVRIGARKDGTITAAEATLRYSCGPYAGGWAEVGAMTAFACYRLDNVRTVGFEVLVNRPKTAAYRAPSAPMAAFAVESSIDELAGKVGMDAVDFRIRNAAQEGTRASYGPVYGPIGIGPTLEAVKKHPHMQAPLKKNQGRGMACGFWFNFGGQTCVDLNIGMDGSVSLAVGTVDVGGSRASLSLVAAEELGIDYGQVKAIVADTSSLGYNDMTDGSRGTFSSSMATISAARNAILILRERAAQMWDIPADDVVWEKGHALARGEKYGNLSPLSLKEIAAQSGTTGGPIAGHSELVADGAGVSFATHICDIEVDPETGATRVLRYTVVQDAGKAVHPTYVEGQYQGGAAQGIGWALNEEYIYGKDGRLQNAGFLDYRIPVCSDLPMIDTQILEIPNPNHPYGVRGVGETSIVPPLAAIANAVSNAVGVRMTHIPMSPPRILAALEVERKA from the coding sequence ATGAATTTCGATCCACGTCTGACCAACCGCAGCTTCAGCGCCGTCGGCACGCGCCCGATCCGTCCCGACGGCATCGACAAGGTGACCGGCCGCGCCCGCTACGGCGCCGACTTCAACATGGCCGGCCAGCTGGTCGGCCGCGTGCTGCGCAGCCCGCACGCCCATGCCGTCATCCGCGGCATCGACACGTCGAAGGCCGAGGCGCTTCCCGGCGTCAAGGCGGTGATCACCGCGGCCGACCTGCCGGACCTCACAAATGGCGACAGCGCCCTCTACGACATCCTCGACAACTGCATGGCGCGCAGGAAGGCACTCTATGACGGCCATGCCGTGGCAGCGGTGGCGGCGATCGACGCCCGCACGGCGCGGCAGGCGCTGAAGCTGATCTCAGTCGACTACGAGGTGCTGCCGCATGTCACCGATGTCGACGAGGCGTTCCAGCACGGTGCACCGCTGATCGACGACGCCATCTTCACCGAGGGCCTGGTTGAAAAGCCGGTCAAGCCGTCCAACGTCGTCAAGCGCACGCAATTCGGCCATGGCGACGTGCACAAGGGTTTCGGTGAGGCCGATTTCATCGTCGAACGCTCGTTCAGGACCGAGCAAACGCACCAGGGCTATATCGAGCCGCATGCCTGCGTGGCGAGCGTCAGCGCCGACGGCATGGCGGAACTGTGGGTCTGCACCCAGGGGCCTTTCGTCTACCGCCAGCACTGCGCCCAGCTGCTCGGCATGGAAGCCTCGAAACTGCGCGTCACCTCCTCGGAGATCGGCGGCGGCTTCGGCGGCAAGACCCATGTCTGGGCCGAACCGGTCGCGCTGGCGCTGTCGCGCAAGGCCGGCCGGCCGGTGAAGCTGGTGATGACGCGCGACGAGGTGTTCCGGGCATCGGGCCCGACCAGCGCCACCTCGATCGACGTCCGTATCGGCGCGCGCAAGGACGGCACCATCACGGCGGCGGAAGCGACATTGCGCTACAGCTGTGGCCCCTATGCCGGCGGGTGGGCCGAGGTCGGCGCCATGACGGCGTTTGCCTGCTACCGGCTGGACAATGTCAGGACGGTCGGCTTCGAGGTGCTGGTCAACCGGCCGAAGACCGCGGCCTATCGCGCGCCGTCGGCGCCGATGGCGGCGTTCGCGGTGGAAAGCAGCATCGACGAACTGGCCGGCAAGGTCGGCATGGATGCGGTCGACTTCCGCATCAGGAACGCGGCGCAGGAAGGCACGCGCGCCTCCTACGGCCCGGTCTACGGCCCGATCGGCATCGGCCCGACGCTGGAAGCGGTGAAGAAACATCCGCACATGCAGGCGCCGCTCAAAAAGAACCAGGGCCGCGGCATGGCCTGCGGCTTCTGGTTCAACTTCGGCGGCCAGACCTGCGTCGACCTCAACATCGGCATGGACGGCTCGGTTTCGCTGGCCGTCGGCACCGTCGACGTCGGCGGTTCGCGCGCCTCGCTGTCGCTGGTGGCGGCGGAAGAGCTCGGCATCGACTATGGCCAGGTCAAGGCGATCGTCGCCGACACGTCGAGCCTCGGCTACAACGACATGACCGACGGCAGCCGCGGCACCTTCTCCTCCTCGATGGCGACGATCTCGGCGGCCCGCAACGCTATCCTGATCCTGCGCGAACGTGCCGCGCAGATGTGGGACATCCCCGCCGACGACGTCGTCTGGGAAAAGGGCCATGCGCTGGCCAGAGGCGAGAAATACGGCAACCTGTCGCCGCTGTCGCTGAAGGAGATCGCCGCCCAGTCCGGCACCACCGGCGGGCCGATCGCCGGCCATAGCGAGCTGGTCGCCGACGGCGCCGGCGTCTCCTTCGCCACCCATATCTGCGACATCGAGGTCGACCCCGAGACCGGGGCGACCCGGGTGCTGCGCTACACCGTGGTGCAGGATGCCGGCAAGGCGGTGCACCCGACCTATGTCGAGGGCCAGTACCAGGGCGGGGCGGCGCAAGGCATCGGCTGGGCGCTCAACGAGGAGTATATCTACGGCAAGGACGGTCGGCTGCAGAATGCCGGCTTCCTCGACTACCGCATCCCGGTCTGTTCGGACCTGCCGATGATCGACACGCAGATCCTCGAGATCCCCAATCCCAACCACCCCTACGGCGTGCGCGGCGTCGGCGAGACCTCGATCGTGCCGCCGCTGGCGGCGATCGCCAATGCGGTCTCGAACGCCGTAGGCGTGCGCATGACGCATATCCCGATGTCGCCGCCGCGCATCCTGGCGGCGCTCGAGGTCGAACGGAAAGCCTGA
- a CDS encoding MoaD/ThiS family protein, with amino-acid sequence MVAVTLWGSLAAVAGGKDKLDIEAKDIRELFRKLAEQYPAIEPFINRGIAVAIDGTIYRDTWSKKLPEGAEIFLLPRLAGG; translated from the coding sequence ATGGTCGCCGTCACGCTCTGGGGATCGCTCGCCGCTGTCGCCGGAGGCAAGGACAAGCTCGACATCGAGGCCAAGGACATCCGGGAACTGTTCCGCAAACTTGCCGAACAGTACCCGGCCATCGAGCCGTTCATCAACCGCGGCATCGCGGTCGCCATCGACGGCACCATCTACCGCGACACCTGGTCGAAGAAGCTGCCGGAAGGGGCGGAGATCTTCCTGCTGCCGCGGTTGGCGGGCGGATAG
- a CDS encoding DUF899 family protein, protein MSTSSSELATKRRPRPGESEAYAQARQELLAQEIELQRHIDRVAEQRRKLPPGPAIEKDYRFKDVNGTEVGLGDLFGDKQTLVTYFWMYGPERERPCPMCTNLLGPLNANANDLKQRVALAILGRSPVERQVAFARERGWQHLQFHQTVGDDYALDFRGLDPAKGWEYPVLAVFQKSGDGGVRLFWKGEMTGEMADAGKDPRGGPDFAPLWSALDLTPEGRGDKWYPRLEYY, encoded by the coding sequence ATGTCCACCTCATCAAGCGAACTGGCGACAAAACGCAGACCCCGCCCCGGAGAAAGCGAAGCCTATGCGCAGGCCCGGCAGGAATTGCTGGCGCAGGAGATCGAACTGCAGCGGCATATCGACCGCGTCGCCGAGCAGCGGCGAAAGCTGCCGCCGGGCCCGGCCATCGAGAAGGATTATCGCTTCAAGGATGTGAACGGCACGGAGGTCGGCCTCGGCGACCTGTTCGGCGACAAGCAGACGCTGGTCACCTATTTCTGGATGTACGGACCCGAGCGCGAGCGGCCCTGCCCGATGTGCACCAACCTGCTCGGTCCGTTGAACGCCAACGCCAACGACCTGAAGCAGCGCGTGGCGCTGGCCATTCTCGGGCGCAGTCCGGTGGAACGGCAGGTGGCGTTCGCCCGGGAACGCGGCTGGCAGCATCTGCAATTCCACCAGACGGTCGGCGACGACTATGCCCTCGATTTCCGCGGCCTCGATCCGGCCAAGGGCTGGGAATATCCGGTGCTGGCCGTGTTCCAGAAATCCGGTGATGGCGGCGTGCGGCTGTTCTGGAAGGGCGAGATGACCGGCGAAATGGCCGATGCCGGCAAGGATCCGCGCGGCGGCCCGGATTTCGCGCCGCTGTGGTCGGCCCTCGATCTCACGCCCGAAGGCCGCGGCGACAAATGGTACCCCAGGCTGGAGTATTATTGA